Proteins encoded by one window of Synechococcus sp. WH 7805:
- a CDS encoding YihY/virulence factor BrkB family protein, with the protein MAKRLLLRRIVRSLWLAYQRWAGSDCIDLSAAFAYYTLQSIFPILLISLSLASFLLGRQDNLDQQIIFYASGALPPPAVSIVRQTLNQLVQQGFGAGLLGAAVLLITAGNVYLTLQRGADRLWRDVLRPLPESMPFGAQAFQFVRVRIEAFFIVILIGLLIVADQISVNLRMIPAGVVQDFQQSLPWLGDFLDALPLLQVGRVLFSFVGFSSMALLLQALLPSRRVPFIPLIPGSLLIGFLLTTLNLAVSRSILSLGARFQAYGVIGGVLVLTLWVYMVGVVIYFGQCWSVELALMRQKQCGDPLASRVH; encoded by the coding sequence ATGGCCAAACGGCTGCTTCTGCGCCGAATCGTGCGTTCGCTTTGGTTGGCTTATCAACGCTGGGCAGGAAGTGATTGTATTGATCTCAGTGCTGCTTTTGCCTATTACACACTGCAATCGATTTTCCCAATTCTGCTGATTTCTTTGTCCCTCGCTTCATTCTTGTTGGGTAGGCAGGATAATCTCGATCAGCAGATCATCTTTTACGCCAGTGGTGCTCTGCCACCGCCTGCTGTTTCAATCGTGAGGCAAACGTTGAATCAGCTTGTTCAGCAGGGCTTTGGTGCCGGACTTCTCGGTGCAGCAGTCCTGCTTATCACTGCGGGTAACGTTTACCTCACTCTGCAGCGTGGCGCTGATCGTCTTTGGAGGGATGTGCTTCGCCCTCTGCCAGAGTCCATGCCCTTTGGCGCACAAGCTTTTCAGTTTGTACGGGTACGAATTGAGGCCTTCTTTATTGTGATCCTGATCGGTCTTCTGATTGTTGCTGATCAAATTAGTGTCAATTTGCGGATGATTCCTGCTGGTGTAGTGCAGGATTTTCAGCAATCTCTGCCCTGGCTCGGGGATTTCCTTGATGCGCTTCCTTTGCTCCAGGTTGGACGTGTGTTGTTCTCTTTTGTTGGGTTTTCATCGATGGCTCTGCTTTTGCAGGCGCTTCTCCCAAGTCGTCGCGTGCCATTTATCCCTTTAATTCCAGGATCTTTGCTGATTGGTTTTTTGCTTACAACTTTGAATTTAGCGGTGAGTCGAAGCATTCTTTCTCTGGGTGCTCGCTTTCAAGCCTATGGTGTTATTGGTGGCGTCCTAGTGCTCACATTGTGGGTGTATATGGTTGGTGTTGTGATCTATTTTGGTCAGTGCTGGAGTGTTGAGCTCGCTTTGATGAGGCAGAAGCAGTGTGGAGATCCGCTTGCTTCTCGTGTCCATTGA
- a CDS encoding DUF2834 domain-containing protein yields the protein MPKALPWIYLLLAVLGGILPWQANIEFIQSSSTGGFDLAGFISDANLTAASRSLSRDLLVAASAFTIWIVVEGRRLDVKGWQFTLLACVTISFACGGPLFLYLRERKLNELALNADTKSNP from the coding sequence GTGCCTAAAGCGTTGCCATGGATCTACCTGCTGCTTGCTGTTCTCGGTGGCATTCTTCCCTGGCAAGCGAACATTGAATTCATTCAATCCAGTTCAACGGGTGGTTTCGATCTCGCAGGCTTCATCTCAGATGCCAATCTCACAGCCGCTTCACGCTCACTCAGCCGTGATCTCTTGGTGGCCGCAAGCGCGTTCACGATCTGGATCGTTGTAGAGGGCCGACGCCTGGATGTCAAAGGTTGGCAATTCACACTCCTTGCATGTGTCACCATTTCTTTTGCCTGCGGTGGCCCACTATTTCTCTATCTGCGCGAACGAAAGCTGAATGAACTTGCATTGAATGCCGATACGAAATCAAACCCCTAG
- the xseB gene encoding exodeoxyribonuclease VII small subunit: MPRPTKPKGNDTQRQWREDAESLSYEESLQALDLLLTKLQDDSIPLAELQGGHQRAEIYLNRCEELLNKIEQSVAQLNPDTLERELTENPPRA; encoded by the coding sequence ATGCCGCGTCCAACGAAACCAAAAGGCAATGACACCCAGCGCCAGTGGCGGGAGGATGCAGAATCTCTCAGCTATGAGGAGTCGCTCCAAGCACTGGATCTGCTGCTGACGAAACTCCAGGATGATTCAATCCCCTTAGCTGAACTGCAAGGAGGCCATCAACGGGCCGAGATCTATCTGAACCGATGCGAAGAACTGCTGAACAAGATCGAACAGAGCGTTGCCCAACTCAACCCCGATACGCTGGAACGTGAATTAACGGAGAATCCACCTCGTGCCTAA
- the xseA gene encoding exodeoxyribonuclease VII large subunit: MNADSIPSYSVQELNASVGALLERGFAPRFLVHGSALRPQIKKGHLWLTLSDGNASITVVCWASRLQQLNFVPAEGEGVTVVGKLNFWATRASLAIQAIDLRPSRSTIERRFEAVKAVLSKEGLINPSRRRALPPAPERIALLTSVPSSALADMLRTARERWPLTELLVIPIPVQGEVGPRICAVLERLADQIEALHVNAIVLARGGGSREDLMVFDDEALCRTLAQYPVPVVTGLGHEDDLTVADLVADFRAATPTAAIVTLLPNRNAALQYLNQCRTQLVQYQTWRLNREQERLAQRRMALTRFDPIAVVADRRNRLDQRRRLLQALSPERWLARGFATVTDSEGRLLQSVAEASPSQPLVIHLSDGEIDVSTVEVRSRP, from the coding sequence TTGAACGCTGACTCCATTCCCAGCTACTCCGTACAGGAGTTAAATGCCTCCGTCGGAGCCCTTCTCGAACGAGGGTTTGCTCCAAGGTTTCTGGTGCACGGCAGCGCCCTGCGTCCGCAGATCAAGAAAGGGCATCTCTGGCTAACGCTCAGCGACGGAAACGCCAGCATCACTGTTGTCTGCTGGGCTTCAAGGCTGCAGCAGTTGAACTTCGTGCCCGCTGAGGGCGAAGGCGTCACGGTGGTGGGGAAACTGAACTTTTGGGCCACTCGAGCAAGCCTTGCCATTCAGGCGATCGACCTGCGTCCCAGCAGAAGCACGATCGAGCGCCGCTTTGAAGCGGTTAAAGCGGTTCTCAGCAAAGAAGGATTGATCAATCCCTCGAGGCGGAGGGCCCTTCCACCTGCACCCGAGCGGATCGCACTCCTCACGAGCGTTCCGAGTTCAGCTCTCGCCGACATGTTGCGCACGGCGCGGGAACGCTGGCCGCTGACCGAGCTCCTCGTGATTCCCATCCCCGTCCAAGGCGAGGTAGGACCACGGATCTGCGCTGTACTCGAACGACTGGCCGATCAAATCGAGGCATTGCATGTGAATGCCATCGTTCTGGCGCGAGGGGGAGGGAGTCGCGAGGATCTGATGGTCTTCGATGATGAAGCGCTTTGCAGAACGTTGGCGCAGTACCCAGTCCCAGTGGTGACAGGTTTAGGCCATGAAGACGATCTAACAGTTGCGGATCTTGTGGCCGATTTCAGAGCTGCTACGCCGACCGCAGCGATTGTGACTCTTCTTCCCAACCGGAACGCGGCACTGCAGTACCTCAATCAATGCCGAACTCAGCTGGTTCAGTATCAGACCTGGAGACTGAACAGAGAGCAGGAACGGCTGGCACAGAGACGGATGGCGTTAACGCGCTTTGATCCAATAGCAGTCGTCGCAGATCGCCGTAATCGTCTGGACCAACGCAGACGGCTGCTGCAGGCCCTGTCACCTGAACGATGGCTGGCCCGTGGATTCGCCACGGTCACCGACAGCGAGGGGCGCCTGCTTCAATCCGTTGCCGAAGCCAGTCCATCTCAGCCACTGGTGATTCACCTCAGCGACGGAGAGATCGACGTCAGCACAGTAGAAGTCAGGTCCAGACCCTGA
- a CDS encoding chlorophyll a/b-binding protein, with amino-acid sequence MSDSAQPRFGFVNFAETWNGRLAMLGFVIGLGTELLTGQGILSQIGLG; translated from the coding sequence ATGTCTGACTCCGCGCAACCCCGCTTCGGCTTCGTCAACTTTGCTGAAACCTGGAATGGCCGTCTGGCCATGCTCGGTTTCGTGATCGGCCTTGGCACCGAACTGCTCACCGGCCAGGGCATCCTGTCCCAGATCGGCCTCGGCTGA
- the hrpB gene encoding ATP-dependent helicase HrpB, which yields MDPLLPELQSLLIPGATVILQAPPGAGKTTRVPLALLGELAGKQCIEGRVLLIEPRRLAARAAAARLAHSLGEPIGERVGYSVRNEQRRSSKTRIEAITDGLFLRRLQAQPDLPGVACVIFDEFHERRRDSDVALALLREARELLRPDLRVLLMSATLQLGDLSRQLGGARTLRSDGRAFPVDTLHCPRRQQEPLEQHVFRALETELPYLENERLISPHPPVVLVFLPGIKEIERCLRQIRSSNRLKTWETVPLHGLLTLNQQAYALQPCNHEWDGRVVLATSIAESSLTLDGVRLVIDAGLSRHTRFDPGTGMEGLETVPASQASADQRRGRAGRQAPGRCVRLWSPAEQQRRPLQDLPELQRADPQPTLLDLARWGAGLGQELAWLEPPPQALFLEGRQQLQQLGLIDSEGQITKGGHHVAMFGVHPRLGLMMVEARRLGLERLGCDLAALLSERDLPGARSEGCDLLRRLQLLRQSGRRDGTTSSGTILQQSKQWQQQLAGLTEIPCGTKPRESWDVMAGHLVAKAFPEWLALARDQRPGQFLLRQGRGATLPEHDPLIHAEALAVAQLDLSGRDARIRLAIPMPRSWLESVAESEGQWREDVDWDDRQQKIRAERVLSLGALELKSQPWSNPSADAISAVLLEQLRREGLTLLPWSQHSEQLRRRLQLAHQRIGTPWPCRERSFLQNHPELWLREASLGSRRWGALDEASLIEALWGDVAWNFRRKLDALLPTTIRIPSGRDAALTYEEDGVVLAVKLQEMFGCTDSPHLLNGNLPITLELLSPAGRPLQRTRDLRGFWEGSYHDVRKEMRGRYPKHPWPESPAEAVATRRTKKAP from the coding sequence ATTGATCCCCTGCTGCCAGAGCTGCAGTCTTTGCTGATCCCAGGTGCCACTGTGATCCTGCAAGCTCCGCCTGGTGCCGGAAAAACGACCCGGGTTCCGCTGGCGCTGCTCGGCGAGCTTGCCGGCAAACAGTGCATTGAAGGCAGGGTTCTTCTGATCGAGCCCAGGCGACTGGCAGCGCGGGCAGCAGCAGCACGTCTTGCGCACTCTCTCGGCGAACCCATCGGCGAACGGGTGGGGTACTCGGTACGCAACGAACAAAGGCGGTCCTCAAAGACCCGCATTGAAGCCATCACCGATGGCTTATTCCTGCGCAGGCTTCAGGCACAACCCGACCTCCCCGGGGTGGCCTGTGTGATCTTCGATGAGTTTCATGAACGCCGTCGCGACAGCGACGTTGCCTTAGCACTGCTGCGAGAGGCCAGGGAGCTGCTCAGGCCGGATCTGAGGGTGCTGCTGATGTCAGCCACACTTCAGCTGGGCGATCTCAGCCGACAGCTGGGCGGGGCCAGGACCCTGCGCAGCGATGGACGGGCCTTTCCCGTGGACACCCTCCACTGTCCACGGCGCCAGCAGGAGCCCCTTGAACAACATGTGTTCCGCGCGCTTGAGACGGAGCTTCCGTATCTCGAAAACGAACGACTGATCAGCCCCCATCCGCCGGTTGTTCTGGTATTCCTGCCGGGCATCAAGGAGATCGAGCGCTGCCTCAGACAGATCAGAAGCTCAAACCGGCTGAAAACCTGGGAGACCGTTCCTCTTCACGGCCTGCTGACCCTGAACCAGCAGGCTTACGCACTGCAGCCCTGCAATCACGAATGGGATGGCCGTGTGGTGCTCGCCACATCGATCGCTGAAAGTTCACTCACCCTGGACGGCGTTCGACTGGTGATCGACGCCGGCCTGAGCCGGCACACACGGTTTGACCCGGGTACCGGCATGGAGGGCCTGGAGACGGTTCCTGCAAGTCAAGCCAGCGCTGATCAACGACGGGGGCGTGCCGGCCGACAGGCGCCTGGGCGCTGCGTCCGCCTGTGGTCTCCTGCAGAACAACAGCGTCGCCCTCTGCAGGATCTACCAGAACTCCAACGGGCTGATCCACAACCGACTCTGCTCGATCTCGCCCGCTGGGGAGCGGGTTTAGGGCAGGAGCTGGCATGGCTGGAGCCACCTCCACAAGCCCTCTTTCTTGAAGGGCGTCAGCAACTGCAGCAGCTCGGTCTCATCGATTCAGAAGGACAGATCACGAAGGGAGGGCATCACGTGGCGATGTTCGGCGTTCATCCCAGGCTGGGACTGATGATGGTTGAAGCTCGTCGCTTGGGACTGGAGCGACTTGGCTGTGATCTCGCGGCACTTCTGAGCGAACGAGACCTCCCTGGCGCCCGTTCTGAGGGGTGCGACCTCCTCCGCAGACTTCAGTTGCTTCGGCAATCGGGGCGACGAGATGGGACAACCAGTTCTGGGACGATCCTTCAGCAGAGCAAGCAATGGCAACAGCAGCTGGCAGGGCTCACCGAGATCCCCTGCGGCACAAAACCGCGGGAATCATGGGACGTGATGGCTGGACACCTGGTCGCCAAGGCTTTCCCCGAATGGCTCGCTCTAGCCCGCGACCAACGCCCGGGACAGTTTTTGCTGAGGCAAGGACGAGGAGCAACGCTTCCAGAACACGACCCATTGATCCATGCCGAAGCGCTCGCCGTGGCTCAGCTCGATCTCAGTGGTCGCGACGCACGGATCCGCCTGGCCATCCCCATGCCCAGGAGCTGGCTTGAAAGCGTCGCTGAATCCGAAGGGCAGTGGCGGGAAGACGTCGACTGGGACGACCGACAACAGAAAATCCGCGCGGAGCGGGTTCTCTCTCTCGGCGCTCTAGAGCTGAAGAGTCAGCCTTGGTCCAACCCTTCGGCCGATGCCATCAGTGCTGTCTTACTCGAACAGCTCAGGCGTGAGGGGCTAACGCTCTTGCCCTGGAGTCAACACAGCGAGCAACTTCGCCGACGGCTTCAGCTGGCCCACCAGCGCATCGGTACACCTTGGCCATGCCGTGAGAGGTCCTTCCTCCAGAATCATCCTGAGCTTTGGCTTAGAGAAGCAAGCCTGGGATCCCGCCGCTGGGGGGCGCTGGATGAAGCGAGCCTGATTGAAGCGCTTTGGGGAGACGTTGCGTGGAACTTTCGGCGCAAACTGGATGCATTGCTGCCCACAACAATTCGCATCCCCAGTGGGCGCGATGCGGCATTGACCTACGAAGAGGATGGGGTCGTTCTCGCCGTGAAGCTTCAGGAGATGTTCGGCTGCACAGACAGTCCTCACCTATTGAACGGCAACCTTCCGATCACCCTGGAACTGCTCTCCCCGGCGGGCCGTCCTTTGCAGCGCACGAGGGATCTACGGGGATTCTGGGAAGGCAGCTATCACGACGTTCGCAAGGAGATGCGCGGCCGGTACCCCAAGCATCCCTGGCCTGAATCTCCGGCGGAGGCCGTCGCAACACGCAGAACCAAAAAAGCTCCGTGA
- a CDS encoding DUF2973 domain-containing protein — protein sequence MLSSLFPLLYGLIFLALLWQAFKVMGRGFSAAGRPLNASASRNDRTGKVTIHPELLDGEGRLTEENLLTVRFSDDDEGEPADRSGE from the coding sequence ATGTTGAGTAGTCTTTTTCCTCTCCTCTACGGGCTGATCTTCCTGGCCCTGCTCTGGCAGGCGTTCAAGGTGATGGGTCGGGGCTTCAGTGCTGCAGGACGACCGCTGAATGCGTCTGCAAGTCGCAATGATCGGACTGGAAAGGTGACCATCCATCCCGAGCTACTGGATGGCGAAGGCCGCCTGACCGAGGAAAATCTGCTGACGGTTCGTTTCAGCGACGACGACGAGGGAGAACCTGCTGATCGCTCCGGTGAATAA
- a CDS encoding trypsin-like peptidase domain-containing protein, with product MAVAVPSAPRISARRVRHKRGLIPLVVMASLFGPLTAPWTPRHAKAVPAPSSVLSSQSFVAGAVARSGPAVVTLETQRTVRTSKGNGMPQGLLVDPFFQRFFGLQAQPVPRSRVERGQGSGVIFDAQGLVLTNAHVVENTDQVMVGLPDGRRVSGQVVGQDSVTDLAVVKLEGGSSWPTAPLGDSDRLRVGDWAIAVGNPFGLENTVTLGIVSNLNRNVSQLGIQGKRLDLIQTDAAINPGNSGGPLLNASGEVVGINTLVRSGPGAGLGFAIPINRAKTIAMQLVEQGRASHPMVGIGLSSIPASAPGGIAPPGAVVRSVVPGGPAAQGGLQVNDVIVAVAGAVVKNPAEVVTAIDRSGVGRPLELRVERQGRSVPITVTPVDMRALKMR from the coding sequence ATGGCTGTGGCCGTTCCCTCCGCTCCTCGGATTTCGGCGCGACGTGTCCGTCACAAACGTGGGTTGATTCCACTCGTTGTGATGGCGTCTCTGTTTGGTCCCTTGACCGCTCCATGGACGCCCAGGCATGCCAAGGCCGTCCCAGCGCCTTCGTCTGTGCTGTCGTCGCAATCCTTTGTTGCTGGTGCAGTGGCTCGAAGCGGCCCTGCTGTCGTCACACTCGAAACGCAACGCACGGTGAGGACATCAAAAGGCAATGGAATGCCACAGGGGCTGCTGGTGGACCCCTTCTTTCAACGGTTTTTCGGTCTGCAGGCTCAGCCGGTTCCCCGCTCCCGTGTTGAGCGGGGCCAGGGAAGTGGTGTGATCTTTGATGCCCAGGGCCTTGTCCTCACGAATGCCCACGTCGTGGAAAACACCGACCAGGTGATGGTGGGACTTCCGGATGGTCGTCGTGTGTCCGGTCAGGTTGTGGGGCAGGATTCCGTGACGGACCTGGCCGTGGTGAAACTGGAGGGTGGAAGCAGCTGGCCAACGGCTCCTCTCGGGGATTCCGATCGGCTCCGTGTTGGGGATTGGGCGATTGCTGTCGGCAATCCTTTCGGTCTCGAGAACACGGTCACACTGGGAATTGTGAGCAACCTGAATCGCAATGTGTCCCAGCTGGGAATTCAGGGCAAACGTTTGGATTTGATCCAAACCGATGCAGCCATTAATCCAGGCAATTCAGGTGGCCCTCTTCTCAATGCCAGTGGAGAGGTGGTGGGCATCAACACACTTGTGCGCTCAGGTCCGGGCGCTGGGCTTGGATTCGCGATCCCGATCAACCGTGCAAAGACCATCGCCATGCAGCTCGTCGAGCAGGGGCGAGCCAGTCATCCGATGGTAGGGATTGGTCTCTCCTCAATCCCTGCATCCGCTCCTGGAGGGATAGCACCTCCAGGAGCCGTGGTGCGTTCCGTCGTGCCAGGTGGTCCGGCCGCTCAGGGGGGGCTGCAGGTCAATGATGTGATTGTGGCTGTGGCAGGTGCTGTTGTGAAGAACCCTGCGGAGGTGGTGACAGCGATTGACCGTAGTGGCGTAGGGCGACCTCTGGAGCTTCGTGTTGAGCGTCAGGGTCGATCAGTTCCCATCACGGTGACGCCGGTGGACATGCGCGCACTGAAGATGCGCTGA
- a CDS encoding ATP-binding cassette domain-containing protein: MLRLERVSKIYPTGEVLRDVTWEVKDGDRIGLVGVNGAGKSTQMRLIAGLEEPSSGQIVRQGEPRIAFLQQEFDVDLERTVREELFQAFGEAAEVLTEQKQVELAMGSEQAAADPDHLDRLIHRLGALQTRFESLHGYELDARIDKLLPTIGFTAEGAERQVKDYSGGWQMRIALGKILLQDPDLLLLDEPTNHLDVETIQWLEDYLQTQTAALVVISHDRAFLDKVCNQIVSTERGISRAYLGNYTAHLEQKTLEQEATQAAFERQQKDIAAQQAYIDRFRASATRSTQAKSREKQLEKVDRVEAPIESVAGPSFRFPPAPRSGAQVALIDNLTHSYGDKILFLGAELEVERGDRIAFVGPNGAGKSTLLRLVMGLETPDEGSATLGEHNIVASYFEQNQAEALDLGKTVIDTMFEAVPDWTQTQVRSLLGSFCFSNDSVFKEVGQLSGGEKARLALALMLLSPCNLLVLDEPTNHLDIPAKQMLEDALCAYEGAALLVSHDRYFISRVANRIVELRDGELVLYRGDYNYYLEKKKEERQAAGEALLKAQQEAKRQAKRNKQKERESRRKKAA; encoded by the coding sequence GTGCTGCGACTTGAGCGCGTCAGCAAGATTTATCCGACAGGAGAGGTGCTCCGGGATGTGACCTGGGAGGTGAAAGACGGCGACCGCATTGGCCTTGTCGGCGTGAACGGCGCGGGAAAATCCACACAAATGAGACTGATCGCCGGTCTGGAAGAGCCCAGTAGCGGCCAGATCGTTCGTCAAGGAGAACCCCGGATCGCTTTTCTTCAGCAGGAATTCGATGTGGACCTTGAGCGCACGGTTCGTGAAGAGCTATTCCAGGCCTTTGGCGAAGCGGCGGAGGTGCTGACTGAGCAGAAGCAGGTGGAGCTGGCCATGGGGTCGGAGCAGGCCGCTGCCGATCCAGACCATCTCGACCGGCTTATCCACCGCCTTGGAGCCCTGCAGACCCGATTCGAATCCCTGCATGGCTACGAGCTGGATGCACGGATCGACAAACTCCTTCCCACCATCGGCTTCACAGCTGAAGGGGCCGAACGGCAAGTGAAGGACTATTCAGGGGGCTGGCAGATGCGCATCGCTCTCGGCAAGATCCTTCTCCAGGACCCGGATCTGCTGCTTCTCGACGAGCCCACCAATCACCTGGATGTCGAAACCATTCAATGGCTTGAGGACTACCTCCAGACACAAACCGCCGCACTGGTAGTCATCAGTCACGACAGAGCCTTCCTTGACAAGGTCTGCAATCAGATCGTTTCAACCGAACGGGGAATCTCCCGGGCGTACCTGGGGAACTACACAGCTCACCTCGAGCAGAAGACGCTGGAGCAGGAGGCCACGCAAGCCGCATTTGAGCGCCAGCAGAAGGACATCGCTGCGCAGCAGGCCTACATCGACCGCTTCCGAGCCAGTGCAACCCGCAGCACCCAAGCCAAAAGCCGGGAAAAGCAGCTCGAGAAGGTGGATCGCGTGGAGGCACCGATCGAATCGGTGGCGGGGCCAAGCTTCCGCTTTCCCCCCGCGCCCCGATCCGGAGCGCAGGTTGCCCTGATCGACAACCTCACCCATAGCTATGGAGACAAGATCCTTTTCCTGGGCGCTGAACTTGAAGTGGAGCGCGGAGATCGAATCGCATTCGTCGGCCCAAACGGCGCTGGCAAATCCACCCTGCTGCGTCTGGTGATGGGGCTGGAAACGCCGGATGAGGGGTCAGCAACCCTTGGCGAACACAACATCGTGGCGAGCTATTTCGAACAGAACCAGGCAGAAGCACTGGATCTCGGCAAAACAGTGATCGACACCATGTTCGAAGCCGTGCCGGACTGGACGCAAACCCAGGTGCGCTCCCTTTTGGGAAGCTTCTGTTTCAGCAATGACAGCGTCTTTAAAGAAGTTGGACAGCTCAGCGGCGGCGAGAAAGCACGCCTGGCACTGGCCCTAATGCTCCTGAGCCCCTGCAATCTGCTGGTGCTCGATGAGCCGACCAACCACCTCGACATTCCGGCCAAGCAGATGCTGGAGGACGCACTCTGTGCTTACGAAGGGGCTGCCCTGCTCGTGTCGCACGATCGTTATTTCATCTCCCGCGTTGCCAACCGGATCGTTGAACTACGCGACGGAGAGCTGGTGCTCTATCGAGGTGATTACAACTACTACCTCGAGAAAAAAAAGGAAGAGCGTCAAGCTGCCGGCGAAGCACTGCTGAAGGCGCAGCAGGAGGCCAAACGCCAAGCCAAACGCAACAAGCAAAAAGAGCGAGAAAGCCGTCGCAAAAAGGCGGCTTAA